CGTTGATCAGGTGAACCCGCCGGTCGGCGGCCATGATCTCGTGCAGTGCCTCGAACTTGGCCTCGTAGTAAGCAAGCTCTCTCATGCGTAGACATCCGTGGTCGCCTCTTCGAGCGCCGGATACGGGCTGGAGACGGCGAAATCGACCGCGGCCGCAATCTCGGCCCTCACTCTGTTTTCCAGATCGGCGATCTCCCGGCGAGTGGCATGGCCCGCCTCCACCAGCTCGCGAACGAAAACCAGCAGCGGATCGCAGCTCCGATACCATTCGCGGACTTTTTCGGGAACGCCGCTTACGTCCCATGCGAGCGAGCAGTCCGTGGGCTGAACCACGCTCGGCCAGTTGGTCTCGCTACCCGGCCAGCGGACGGTTTGAGCCTCGATGAACTGCGGGCCCTCGCCTCGCCGTATTTTCTCGACCGCTTCCGAGACCGCGGCGTGGACGATGCCCGAGTCGATTCCGTCGATCTGCATAGCGGGAATCTTGTACGCCGCCGGCAGGTCGGTGAGCGGGTAGGCGGCCATCGTCGACGACTGGGCCGCGGCCCGAGCCCGCCCCGAACCGTATTTCCCGTTGTTCTCGCACAAAAAGAGCACCGGCAGCTTCCACAGCGAAGCCAGGTTGAAGGCTTCCGGAGCGGCTCCCTCTTCGAGCGCTCCGTCGCCGAAGAGGCACACTGTGACGCGCCCGTTCCCCAGCGCTTTGGCGGCATACGCCGTCCCGGTGGCGAGCGGGATGATGCCCGCAACGACCGCCGAGGTGTGAAGAAAGCCGAGAGCGGGAACCACAGTGTGAAAGGAGCCGCCCTTGCCCTTGTTGTAACCGGTGGCCCGGCCGAGGATCTCCGCCAGAAGCTTCTTGGGGTCTGCGCCGCGGGCGAGCAAGTGCCCGTGGTTGCGGTGCGTCGTGAAGAGATAGTCGTCGGCTCTCAGGCAGGAGATCGCCGGGACGCCGGTCGCTTCCTGGCCGATGTAGAGATGGTAATGGCCGCCGAAGACTCCCTTGTCGTGCAAAGGGACCAGGCTCTCCTCGAAGTGGCGGATGACGAGCATCCGCCGGCAGAAATCGAGCAGCGTTTCACGCGGTAGCGGCGGCAGCATAATGCTCCCTCCATATGCAAAACGGCCGTCTTTGTCAACGACGGAGCGCGGGCGTGCCGGAGCCGCCGGCTTTCGATCGACGCGAGCGCGGCGATTGACAATCGCCGGAGCGGGGGAATATATGCGAGATGAGCGTTACGAAAACGGAGGATCTTCTTCCATGAACAAGCGGGCATGGCTTTGCTTCTGGCTGTTGCTCCTGATCGTGCTCACGGCGCCCCAGTCGGCTCAGGCGCAAGGCGGCGCGCGGAAGAAGATCCACGTGGGGGTCCCGGCGGTGAGCATGGGCAACATGATCATTTTCTTCGCGAAGGAAGCCGGGATCTACGAGAAGCACGGTCTGGACGCCGAGGTCGTGGTCATGCAGGGATCGGGGATCGCCTCGCGGGCGCTCGTGGCCGGGAGCGTCGCGATTTCGCCGATCGCCACGCCGACGGTGATGAACGCGGTCCTGGCGGGCTCCGACATGGTGATTCTTGCCCACACCATGCCCGGGGTGGTGCAGTCGCTGATGGTGCGTCCCGATATCAAGCGGACCGAGGACCTCAAGGGGAAAAGGGTCGGCGTCACCACGTTCGGCTCCCTCACGGACTTCCTCGTGCGCCATGTCGCGAAGAAAAAGGGGTTGAATCCCGATCGGGAATTCGCGCTGCTGCAGATCGGCGGCGACGCCGAGCGCCTGCTCGCCCTGAAGCAGGGAAAGGTCGACGCCGCCGCACTGTCCCATCCAGCTTACATCCTGGCGCAACGCGCCGGCTTCGTGCAGTTCTGGGACTTCTTCAAGGAAGTCGATTACCCGTGGAGCGAGATCGCCACCACGCGGAAGCAGATCGAGAGGGACCGCGACCTCGTGACGCGCTACATGCGCGCTCACATCGAAGGGATCGCGCGGTTCAAGCAAGAGCCGGAGTTCGCCAAACGGGTGATCAAGAAGGTCCTGCGGCTGGACGACGACAGTCTGGCGAACGAATCGTGGGAGCTGTTCGCCAAGCACCGGCTCGCCGCGCCCTATCCGAACCTCAAGGGAATGAAGACCAGCTACGAGTACGTCGCCGCCACGCGGCCCGACGTGTGGAAGCACAAGCCCGAAGAGTTCGCCGACGCCAGTTTCGTAACCGAGCTGGACAAGAGCGGCTTCATCAAGAAGCTCTACGAACGATAGCGGCTTGGTGGTCGCGGAAGGGTTGATGCCGCTTGCCGGCGGCGTTCACGTCACCAGGACCGCCGCGCCCCGCAGCCTGCCGGAGCGCAGGCGGTCGAGAGCTTCGTTGGCCTTTTCCAGGGGAAAAAGCTCGGTTTCGGTGCGGACCGGAATCTTCGGCGC
This sequence is a window from Candidatus Zixiibacteriota bacterium. Protein-coding genes within it:
- a CDS encoding ABC transporter substrate-binding protein, translating into MNKRAWLCFWLLLLIVLTAPQSAQAQGGARKKIHVGVPAVSMGNMIIFFAKEAGIYEKHGLDAEVVVMQGSGIASRALVAGSVAISPIATPTVMNAVLAGSDMVILAHTMPGVVQSLMVRPDIKRTEDLKGKRVGVTTFGSLTDFLVRHVAKKKGLNPDREFALLQIGGDAERLLALKQGKVDAAALSHPAYILAQRAGFVQFWDFFKEVDYPWSEIATTRKQIERDRDLVTRYMRAHIEGIARFKQEPEFAKRVIKKVLRLDDDSLANESWELFAKHRLAAPYPNLKGMKTSYEYVAATRPDVWKHKPEEFADASFVTELDKSGFIKKLYER
- a CDS encoding thiamine pyrophosphate-dependent enzyme, translated to MLPPLPRETLLDFCRRMLVIRHFEESLVPLHDKGVFGGHYHLYIGQEATGVPAISCLRADDYLFTTHRNHGHLLARGADPKKLLAEILGRATGYNKGKGGSFHTVVPALGFLHTSAVVAGIIPLATGTAYAAKALGNGRVTVCLFGDGALEEGAAPEAFNLASLWKLPVLFLCENNGKYGSGRARAAAQSSTMAAYPLTDLPAAYKIPAMQIDGIDSGIVHAAVSEAVEKIRRGEGPQFIEAQTVRWPGSETNWPSVVQPTDCSLAWDVSGVPEKVREWYRSCDPLLVFVRELVEAGHATRREIADLENRVRAEIAAAVDFAVSSPYPALEEATTDVYA